Proteins encoded in a region of the Natator depressus isolate rNatDep1 chromosome 23, rNatDep2.hap1, whole genome shotgun sequence genome:
- the SPACA4 gene encoding sperm acrosome membrane-associated protein 4 — MLLLLALSLLVALPGASPKECFFCEVTSSRYCPSTRMSCAPDEDCFVGHGAALGVSLIQTKGCTRAIRCGKEHPITHMGVTYSLVTQCCKGSLCNGAGAPPRGPGLGLQLVLGTAVLLGAL, encoded by the coding sequence ATGCTGCTCCTGCTGGCCCTGTCTCTCCTGGTGGCGCTGCCCGGCGCCAGCCCCAAGGAGTGCTTCTTCTGCGAGGTGACCTCCTCCCGCTACTGCCCCAGCACCCGGATGAGCTGTGCCCCGGACGAGGACTGCTTCGTGGGGCATGGTGCCGCCCTGGGGGTCTCCCTCATCCAGACCAAGGGCTGCACCCGGGCCATCCGCTGCGGCAAGGAGCACCCAATCACCCACATGGGGGTGACCTACAGCCTGGTCACCCAGTGCTGCAAGGGCAGCCTGTGTAACGGGGCGGGCGCCCCCCCGCGAGGGCCCGGCCTGGGCCTGCAGCTGGTGCTGGGCACGGCCGTCCTGCTGGGGGCGCTGTGA